In Nomascus leucogenys isolate Asia chromosome 3, Asia_NLE_v1, whole genome shotgun sequence, the genomic window GTGCCTGATTCCATAGTAGAAAAACAATGAATAGTTCTTGACTATTTCACAAAATAAAGGTTCAAGTGCAAATGTAGCATTTCATAGCAGGGtaggttatttatttgtgtattcaaGTAAAGACCTGAATACATACGTTTAAGTGGTGCCCTTAAGTCTGTGAAGCCCAAGATTTGTTCTTAGAGATTTTAATTGCTTTAAGTGAAAAATCGAGTGAACACAGAGAAAGTTCTGTGATTGGCAGCCATTGGTGACGTCGATGTTGAGCATTTTGATGGAGGTGACCTAAATCAGTACAAGCTCCAGCTTCTATTATCAGCAAAGGCTTTCAAGGTGGAATTGGGGTGAACTAACCTGGCAGTGCCCCAGCCATCTTTTGACCTTGGCCATCTGAGCTGTTGAGACATCTTTTGGTTGTGGTCTTCTGCCAGGGCATCGAGTCCCAGTCTTGAGAGCTGCAGAGAACCCAGTGGCACTTAACAGATATCTTGTCCCGACTCTCTCACTGGCCAGGGCAGGGTTCAGGGCAAGTTGGTTTCCCACCCATAAGATGAGAAACATTTTGGATGAAAAATATTGCTTTGGATTCTCCTGGGAGGCAGTGTGGTACACTGGAAATAAAACCGTATCAGGAGTCCCAGGGGTATATCTGGATTCTAGGCCCTGCTCTGCTTACAACTTCCAACTCAAAGCCTTGGGATTCacttctcctctctcagcctcagtttctcatctgtaaaatgaggttggACTGGATAGTTTCTAAGGGCCTTTTGGCTCTAAGATACTGTGTTTGAAACGGGCTGTTGGTGTGGAGATAATAAAGGGCTGGAGTGAAGGTCTTCTCAAATCCTGTTTTCTCCTTGTCATTTATGAACCAGAAAATGACAGATGGCGAGACCTGGACAGGAAATGCCCTCTTCAGATTGACCAACCGAGCACCAGCATCTGGGAATGCCTGCCTGAAAAGGACAGCTCACTATGGCACCGGGAGGCAGTGACTGCCTGCGCTGTGACCAGTCTGATCAAAGACCTCAGCATCAGCGACCACAACGGGAACCCCTCAGCACCCCCTAGCAAGCGCCAGTGCCGCTCACTGTCTTTCTCCGATGAGATGTCCAGTTGCCGGACATCATGGAGGCCGTTGGGCTCCAAAGTCTGGACTCCCGTGGAAAAGAGACGCTGCTACAGCGGGGGCAGCGTCCAGCGCTATTCCAACGGCTTCAGCACCATGCAGAGGAGTTCCAGTTTCAGCCTCCCTTCCCGGGCCAACGTGCTCTCCTCACCCTGCGACCAGGCAGGATTCCACCACCGATTTGGAGGGCAGCCCTGCCAAGGGGTGCCAGGCTCAGCCCCGTGTGGACAGGCAGGTGACACCTGGAGTCCTGACCTGCACCCCGTGGGAGGAGGCCGGCTGGACCTGCAGCGGTCCCTCTCTTGCTCACATGAGCAGTTTTCCTTTGTGGAATACTGTCCTCCCTCAGCCAACAGCACACCTGCCTCAACGCCAGAGCTGGCGAGACGCTCCAGCGGCCTTTCCCGCAGCCGCTCCCAGCCGTGTGTCCTTAACGACAAGAAGGTCGGTGTTAAAAGGCGGCGCCCTGAAGAAGTGCAAGAGCAGAGGCCTTCTCTAGACCTTGCCAAGATGGCACAGGTAAGAGTCCCAGCAGCCTGGAGTCACCTTGGTGCTCACTGGAGCCTCTACTGGTTCTGGGCCGTCCTAGACAAGCGTAGAACGCCAGTTTCAGAAATACCCAGGAGTGGgttaatttccttgtttttttaaatcctattcaaagaaagattatttccagttgatttttaaaaagcgttTATTTCTATTTACAACCAAATATTCCCTTTCACTGTGAGCTCAGTGCTAGGGGTACAAGGGCAGGCGGATGGTGAGAGGCGGGGTGTCGGTGGGCAGACTCACTGGACCAAACACTGGTAATCCCCTCTGGCCCTTCACTGGAGCCGTCTCTCCCAGGAAGCCACCCCTGCAGCTGCTGCAAGAGACATTCACACACACTGGGATTCAGTGCCCCTTGGGTTATGCTGATCCTGAGATCAGGGTTGTGGGTAATGGTTTCCAAGAGCTAGTGACTGGGGGGAGCTTATTCCTTTGATTAAACTGTTGAAACGTGAGGCCATCAAGATGTTGCGATCAATATCCTCTGAGCTGCCTCTGCAATCATCCTTGC contains:
- the FAM53B gene encoding protein FAM53B — protein: MVMVLSESLSTRGADSIACGTFSPELHTPKKMSQGPTLFSCGIMENDRWRDLDRKCPLQIDQPSTSIWECLPEKDSSLWHREAVTACAVTSLIKDLSISDHNGNPSAPPSKRQCRSLSFSDEMSSCRTSWRPLGSKVWTPVEKRRCYSGGSVQRYSNGFSTMQRSSSFSLPSRANVLSSPCDQAGFHHRFGGQPCQGVPGSAPCGQAGDTWSPDLHPVGGGRLDLQRSLSCSHEQFSFVEYCPPSANSTPASTPELARRSSGLSRSRSQPCVLNDKKVGVKRRRPEEVQEQRPSLDLAKMAQNCQTFSSLSCLSTGTEDCSPQSPFTRHVSNTRAWTALLSASGPGGRTPAGTPVPEPLPPSFDDHLTCQEDLSCEESDSCTLDEDCGRRAEPAAAWRDRGAPGNSLCSLDGELDIEQIEKN